A region of Phalacrocorax carbo chromosome 7, bPhaCar2.1, whole genome shotgun sequence DNA encodes the following proteins:
- the GLCE gene encoding D-glucuronyl C5-epimerase isoform X1 produces MRCLAARVNYKTLIIICALFTLVTVLLWNRCSSDRAGPFPRSLAGPEHRAAAASESDLARQQSEEASPQEQQKAPPVAGGFNGNKAPGLKYEEIDCLINDEHTIKGRREGNEVFLPFSWVEKYFEVYGKIAQYDGYDRFEFSHSYSKVYTQRAPYHPDGVFMSFEGYNVEVRDRVKCISGVEGVPLSTQWGPQGYFYPIQIAQYGLSHYSKNLTEKPPHVEVYETAEEKDKAGRSVDWTVPKGCSLSTVSDKAKFTSVKQFVAPENTEGVSLQLGNTRDFIISFDLKFVTNGSVSVVLETTEKNQLFTVHYVSNTQLIAFKDRDIYYGIGPRTSWSTLTRDLVTDLRKGVGLSNTKAVKQTKIMPKRVVRLVAKGRGFLDNVTISATAHMAAFFAASNWLVRNQDERGGWPIMVTRKLGEGFKSLDPGWYSAMAQGQAISTLVRAYLLTKDQAFLSSALRATAPYKLPSEQRGVKAVFMNRHDWYEEYPTSPSSFVLNGFMYSLIGLYDLKETAGEKLGKEARVLYERGMESLKAMLPLYDTGSGTIYDLRHFMLGTAPNLARWDYHTTHINQLQLLSTIDESPIFKEFVKRWKSYLRGGRAKHN; encoded by the exons ATGCGTTGCTTGGCAGCTCGGGTCAACTACAAGACTCTGATCATCATCTGCGCCCTCTTCACCCTGGTGACGGTGCTGCTCTGGAACCGATGCTCCTCCGACAGAGCCGGCCCGTTCCCCCGCAGCCTCGCCGGCCCCGAGCACCGAGCTGCCGCCGCCTCCGAGAGCGACCTGGCCCGGCAGCAGAGCGAGGAGGCATCgccccaggagcagcagaaggCTCCCCCCGTCGCGGGAGGCTTCAACGGCAACAAAGCCCCGGGGCTGAAGTACGAGGAGATTGACTGTCTGATCAATGACGAGCACACCAttaaagggaggagggaaggcaaCGAGGTCTTCCTGCCGTTCAGCTGGGTAGAGAAATACTTTGAGGTTTATGGGAAAATTGCTCAGTACGATGGTTATGACAGGTTTGAATTCTCTCATAGCTACTCCAAAGTATACACACAGCGAGCACCTTACCACCCCGACGGGGTCTTCATGTCCTTCGAGGGCTACAACGTAGAGGTTCGAGACAGAGTGAAGTGCATAAGTGGTGTTGAAG GTGTGCCGTTGTCCACGCAGTGGGGACCTCAAGGCTATTTCTACCCCATCCAGATTGCACAGTACGGGTTAAGTCACTACAGTAAAAACCTGACGGAGAAACCGCCTCACGTCGAGGTGTACGAAACGGCCGAAGAGAAGGACAAAGCCGGCAGGTCCGTGGACTGGACGGTGCCGAAAGGCTGTTCTCTGTCCACAGTATCTGATAAAGCCAAGTTCACGAGCGTCAAGCAGTTTGTCGCTCCAG aaaatacCGAGGGGGTGTCTCTGCAGCTTGGGAACACGCgagattttattatttcttttgatcTCAAATTCGTAACGAACGGGAGCGTTTCTGTGGTTCTCGAGACGACAGAGAAGAACCAGCTCTTCACCGTGCACTATGTCTCCAACACCCAGCTCATCGCTTTTAAGGACCGAGACATCTACTACGGCATCGGTCCCAGGACTAGCTGGAGCACCCTCACCAGGGACCTGGTGACCGACCTGCGGAAGGGCGTCGGCCTCTCGAACACGAAAGCCGTGAAGCAGACCAAAATCATGCCCAAGAGAGTGGTGAGGCTGGTAGCGAAGGGTAGAGGCTTCCTCGATAACGTCACCATCTCGGCCACCGCTCACATGGCGGCTTTTTTCGCTGCCAGCAACTGGCTGGTGAGGAACCAGGACGAGAGGGGCGGCTGGCCCATCATGGTGACGaggaagctgggggaaggattTAAGTCCTTGGACCCGGGCTGGTACTCGGCCATGGCGCAAGGACAGGCCATCTCGACGCTGGTGCGGGCGTACCTGCTGACGAAGGACCAGGCATTCCTCAGCTCGGCTCTGCGGGCGACGGCGCCGTACAAGCTGCCGTCGGAGCAGCGCGGGGTGAAAGCCGTCTTCATGAACCGGCACGACTGGTACGAGGAGTACCCAACCTCGCCCAGCTCCTTCGTGCTCAACGGCTTCATGTACTCCTTAATCGGGCTGTATGACTTAAAAGAAACGGCTGGGgagaagctggggaaggaggcgCGGGTCCTCTACGAGCGGGGCATGGAGTCCCTGAAGGCCATGCTTCCCCTCTACGACACCGGCTCAGGGACCATCTACGACCTTCGGCACTTCATGCTCGGCACCGCTCCCAACCTGGCCCGATGGGACTATCACACCACCCACATCAaccagctccagctcctcagCACGATAGATGAGTCCCCCATCTTCAAAGAGTTCGTCAAGAGGTGGAAGAGCTACCTGCGAGGCGGCCGGGCAAAGCACAACTAG
- the GLCE gene encoding D-glucuronyl C5-epimerase isoform X2, whose amino-acid sequence MTSTPLKGGGKATRSSCRSAGYSKVYTQRAPYHPDGVFMSFEGYNVEVRDRVKCISGVEGVPLSTQWGPQGYFYPIQIAQYGLSHYSKNLTEKPPHVEVYETAEEKDKAGRSVDWTVPKGCSLSTVSDKAKFTSVKQFVAPENTEGVSLQLGNTRDFIISFDLKFVTNGSVSVVLETTEKNQLFTVHYVSNTQLIAFKDRDIYYGIGPRTSWSTLTRDLVTDLRKGVGLSNTKAVKQTKIMPKRVVRLVAKGRGFLDNVTISATAHMAAFFAASNWLVRNQDERGGWPIMVTRKLGEGFKSLDPGWYSAMAQGQAISTLVRAYLLTKDQAFLSSALRATAPYKLPSEQRGVKAVFMNRHDWYEEYPTSPSSFVLNGFMYSLIGLYDLKETAGEKLGKEARVLYERGMESLKAMLPLYDTGSGTIYDLRHFMLGTAPNLARWDYHTTHINQLQLLSTIDESPIFKEFVKRWKSYLRGGRAKHN is encoded by the exons ATGACGAGCACACCAttaaagggaggagggaaggcaaCGAGGTCTTCCTGCCGTTCAGCTGG CTACTCCAAAGTATACACACAGCGAGCACCTTACCACCCCGACGGGGTCTTCATGTCCTTCGAGGGCTACAACGTAGAGGTTCGAGACAGAGTGAAGTGCATAAGTGGTGTTGAAG GTGTGCCGTTGTCCACGCAGTGGGGACCTCAAGGCTATTTCTACCCCATCCAGATTGCACAGTACGGGTTAAGTCACTACAGTAAAAACCTGACGGAGAAACCGCCTCACGTCGAGGTGTACGAAACGGCCGAAGAGAAGGACAAAGCCGGCAGGTCCGTGGACTGGACGGTGCCGAAAGGCTGTTCTCTGTCCACAGTATCTGATAAAGCCAAGTTCACGAGCGTCAAGCAGTTTGTCGCTCCAG aaaatacCGAGGGGGTGTCTCTGCAGCTTGGGAACACGCgagattttattatttcttttgatcTCAAATTCGTAACGAACGGGAGCGTTTCTGTGGTTCTCGAGACGACAGAGAAGAACCAGCTCTTCACCGTGCACTATGTCTCCAACACCCAGCTCATCGCTTTTAAGGACCGAGACATCTACTACGGCATCGGTCCCAGGACTAGCTGGAGCACCCTCACCAGGGACCTGGTGACCGACCTGCGGAAGGGCGTCGGCCTCTCGAACACGAAAGCCGTGAAGCAGACCAAAATCATGCCCAAGAGAGTGGTGAGGCTGGTAGCGAAGGGTAGAGGCTTCCTCGATAACGTCACCATCTCGGCCACCGCTCACATGGCGGCTTTTTTCGCTGCCAGCAACTGGCTGGTGAGGAACCAGGACGAGAGGGGCGGCTGGCCCATCATGGTGACGaggaagctgggggaaggattTAAGTCCTTGGACCCGGGCTGGTACTCGGCCATGGCGCAAGGACAGGCCATCTCGACGCTGGTGCGGGCGTACCTGCTGACGAAGGACCAGGCATTCCTCAGCTCGGCTCTGCGGGCGACGGCGCCGTACAAGCTGCCGTCGGAGCAGCGCGGGGTGAAAGCCGTCTTCATGAACCGGCACGACTGGTACGAGGAGTACCCAACCTCGCCCAGCTCCTTCGTGCTCAACGGCTTCATGTACTCCTTAATCGGGCTGTATGACTTAAAAGAAACGGCTGGGgagaagctggggaaggaggcgCGGGTCCTCTACGAGCGGGGCATGGAGTCCCTGAAGGCCATGCTTCCCCTCTACGACACCGGCTCAGGGACCATCTACGACCTTCGGCACTTCATGCTCGGCACCGCTCCCAACCTGGCCCGATGGGACTATCACACCACCCACATCAaccagctccagctcctcagCACGATAGATGAGTCCCCCATCTTCAAAGAGTTCGTCAAGAGGTGGAAGAGCTACCTGCGAGGCGGCCGGGCAAAGCACAACTAG